A single region of the Streptomyces sp. NBC_01262 genome encodes:
- a CDS encoding carbohydrate binding domain-containing protein, with the protein MAGALLVPVTATTASAANTSYYVDCSAASNGTGTSASPWNAVSSVNATTFGAGDSILFKAGTTCTGQLSPGGSGASGSNISMGSYGTGNKPIINAAGATGAVIHLLNQQYWDIGGLELINTAASPAYRSGVLAENSSGGILHHVRVHDMYIHNILGYGGGWYSTNAGVGVQTDHTTPVSTWDDVVVENNIFDHVDRIAVAVTPDADGQGTGLTTGTVIRNNTMTYDGADDVLVVKNDGALIDGNKAGYGGAKATCPPSGQYCNGASAGIWMSGSSNTVVQNNEVYCHINGADGTGFDVDWGNHNTTFQYNYSHQNLGGFLLVMPPFTIANEPTSTVPSDGTVVRYNISENDGSNSGCPTSGTQTHGGGVLHFVGGVPNQSGSSSAVPLFYNNTFSVRDGLSTPILYSRAGTSISGALSFKNNAVFNYGSGNYFTTTGTSTYSNNLFYGNHPSREPTDAAKVTADPEFRNAGNLNTSSAYTGKNAYKVHPSSPVIRAGAVISSNGGFDAFGTAVSATAAPNIGADNSTGGNLLTNAGFETGALSPWTQASGSASSVPAANARTGSYALTTAASGSGANQALTGLSPSTTYLLTGWAKVATAGETLAIGVKNFGGTETYTNIATTAYSQAAVLFTTGSSSTTATVYCWKNAGGTGAGYCDDLAVEPLTSATNAVTNPGFETGALTPWIQSAGTASSVVASNARTGTYSLQTGVSASGGIQTVTGLTSSGTYLLAAWAKVATAGEEVAVGVKSFGGTETYLRASTTSYTQQPIFFTTGNSTTSASVYCYKNSGSAAGYCDDYTLVKLP; encoded by the coding sequence ATGGCGGGCGCACTCCTCGTCCCCGTCACGGCCACCACCGCCTCGGCGGCCAACACCAGTTACTACGTGGACTGCTCCGCCGCCTCCAACGGCACCGGCACCAGTGCCAGCCCCTGGAACGCCGTCAGCAGCGTCAACGCCACCACCTTCGGCGCGGGCGACAGCATCCTGTTCAAGGCCGGCACCACCTGCACCGGCCAGCTCTCCCCGGGCGGCTCGGGAGCCTCGGGCAGCAACATCTCGATGGGCTCCTACGGCACCGGCAACAAGCCGATCATCAACGCGGCCGGCGCCACCGGCGCCGTCATCCACCTGCTCAACCAGCAGTACTGGGACATCGGCGGCCTGGAGCTCATCAACACCGCCGCCTCCCCCGCCTACCGCTCCGGCGTCCTGGCCGAAAACAGCTCCGGCGGCATCCTGCACCACGTCCGGGTGCACGACATGTACATCCACAACATCCTCGGCTACGGCGGCGGCTGGTACTCCACCAACGCCGGCGTCGGCGTCCAGACCGACCACACCACCCCCGTCTCCACCTGGGACGACGTGGTGGTCGAGAACAACATCTTCGACCATGTCGACCGCATCGCGGTGGCCGTGACCCCCGACGCCGACGGCCAGGGCACCGGCCTCACCACGGGGACGGTCATCCGCAACAACACGATGACCTACGACGGCGCGGACGACGTCCTCGTCGTCAAGAACGACGGCGCCCTCATCGACGGCAACAAGGCCGGCTACGGCGGCGCCAAGGCCACCTGCCCGCCGTCCGGCCAGTACTGCAACGGCGCCTCCGCCGGCATCTGGATGTCCGGCAGCAGCAACACCGTGGTCCAGAACAACGAGGTCTACTGCCACATCAACGGCGCCGACGGCACCGGCTTCGACGTGGACTGGGGCAACCACAACACCACGTTCCAGTACAACTACAGCCACCAGAACCTCGGTGGCTTCCTGCTGGTCATGCCGCCCTTCACCATCGCCAACGAGCCCACCTCGACGGTACCCAGCGACGGCACGGTGGTCCGCTACAACATCAGCGAGAACGACGGCAGCAACTCCGGCTGCCCCACCTCCGGCACGCAGACCCACGGCGGCGGCGTCCTGCACTTCGTGGGCGGAGTCCCGAACCAGAGCGGCAGCTCATCGGCGGTCCCCCTGTTCTACAACAACACCTTCTCCGTCCGGGACGGCCTGAGCACCCCGATCCTGTACTCCCGCGCCGGGACCTCCATCAGCGGCGCCCTTTCCTTCAAGAACAACGCGGTCTTCAACTACGGCTCCGGCAACTACTTCACCACCACCGGCACCTCCACCTACTCCAACAACCTCTTCTACGGCAACCACCCCTCCCGCGAGCCCACCGACGCCGCGAAGGTGACCGCCGACCCCGAGTTCCGTAACGCGGGCAACCTCAACACCTCCTCCGCGTACACCGGCAAGAACGCCTACAAGGTGCACCCCTCCTCGCCCGTGATCCGGGCCGGGGCCGTGATCAGCTCCAACGGCGGCTTCGACGCCTTCGGCACCGCCGTCTCCGCCACCGCCGCTCCCAACATCGGCGCCGACAACAGCACCGGCGGCAACCTGCTCACCAACGCCGGCTTCGAGACCGGCGCCCTCTCCCCCTGGACCCAGGCCAGCGGCAGCGCGTCCTCCGTGCCCGCCGCCAACGCCCGCACCGGCAGCTACGCCCTCACCACCGCCGCCAGCGGCAGCGGCGCCAACCAGGCCCTGACCGGCCTCAGCCCCTCCACCACCTACCTCCTGACCGGCTGGGCCAAGGTCGCCACCGCCGGCGAGACCCTCGCCATCGGCGTCAAGAACTTCGGCGGCACGGAGACGTACACCAACATCGCCACCACCGCCTACTCCCAGGCCGCCGTCCTGTTCACCACCGGCTCCTCCAGCACCACGGCCACCGTCTACTGCTGGAAGAACGCCGGCGGCACCGGCGCGGGCTACTGCGACGACCTCGCCGTCGAGCCCCTGACCTCCGCCACCAACGCCGTCACCAACCCCGGCTTCGAAACCGGCGCCCTCACCCCCTGGATCCAGAGCGCCGGCACCGCCTCCAGCGTCGTCGCCTCCAACGCCCGCACCGGCACCTACTCCCTCCAGACCGGAGTCTCCGCCAGCGGCGGCATCCAGACCGTCACCGGCCTCACCTCCAGCGGCACCTACCTCCTGGCCGCCTGGGCCAAGGTCGCCACCGCCGGCGAAGAAGTCGCCGTCGGCGTCAAGTCCTTCGGCGGCACGGAGACCTACCTCCGGGCCTCCACCACCTCCTACACCCAGCAGCCCATCTTCTTCACCACGGGCAACTCCACCACTTCTGCCTCCGTCTACTGCTACAAGAACTCCGGCTCCGCGGCCGGATACTGCGACGACTACACCCTGGTGAAGCTGCCGTAA
- a CDS encoding aldo/keto reductase — protein sequence MHKRRIGNAMVSAIGLGGMPLSIEGRPDEERAVATIHAALDAGISFIDTAMSYCLNASETGHNESLIARALAAYGGDTSAVLVGTKGGAAREADGAWSFKGDPATLREACEGSLRRLGVDAIGLYQLHVPDPNVPYADSVGALRDLYDAGKIRAVGISNVNSDQLREAHGILGERLVSVQNNFSPATRDSEPQLRLCAELGIAFLPYSPLGGISRAGGLGSSHVAFARIAGERGVSPQQVCLAWELAKSPVVIPIPGSTRPTTVRDSAEAADLKLTEAEFAELDAAWPTRGGGAAAPPPRA from the coding sequence ATGCACAAACGCCGCATCGGCAACGCCATGGTCAGCGCCATCGGGCTCGGCGGGATGCCACTGTCCATCGAAGGGCGGCCGGATGAGGAGCGCGCGGTCGCGACCATCCATGCCGCGCTCGACGCCGGGATCTCGTTCATCGACACGGCCATGTCGTACTGCCTGAACGCCTCCGAGACCGGGCACAACGAGTCGCTGATCGCCCGGGCACTCGCGGCATACGGCGGCGACACCTCCGCAGTGCTGGTCGGCACGAAGGGCGGGGCCGCACGAGAAGCCGACGGAGCGTGGTCGTTCAAGGGGGATCCCGCGACCCTGCGGGAGGCGTGCGAGGGCTCGCTCAGGCGATTGGGCGTGGACGCCATCGGGCTCTACCAGCTGCACGTGCCGGACCCGAATGTGCCGTACGCCGACTCTGTGGGGGCGCTGCGCGACCTGTACGACGCGGGAAAGATCCGCGCGGTGGGCATCTCGAATGTGAACTCCGACCAGCTGCGCGAAGCGCACGGGATCCTGGGCGAGCGGCTGGTGTCCGTACAGAACAACTTCTCGCCGGCCACCCGCGACAGCGAGCCGCAGCTGCGGCTGTGCGCAGAGCTGGGGATCGCCTTCCTGCCGTACAGCCCACTGGGCGGCATCTCCCGGGCGGGCGGCCTGGGTTCATCGCACGTTGCGTTTGCCCGGATTGCCGGGGAACGCGGCGTGAGTCCGCAGCAAGTCTGTCTGGCCTGGGAGTTGGCCAAGTCCCCCGTCGTCATCCCGATCCCGGGATCGACCCGGCCGACCACCGTTCGCGACTCGGCGGAAGCGGCCGACCTGAAGCTCACCGAAGCGGAGTTCGCCGAACTCGACGCGGCCTGGCCAACGCGGGGTGGAGGAGCCGCCGCTCCTCCACCCCGCGCGTGA
- a CDS encoding DUF7848 domain-containing protein, protein MSVRSVFVHRTWTLEPDKLPDAAPITFAMECDVCSEKSADFNEIDPAQQWVFGHVGTNPAHHSFTEILRRPWRAWMKESGLT, encoded by the coding sequence GTGAGCGTGAGGTCAGTGTTCGTGCACCGGACGTGGACGCTTGAGCCGGACAAGCTGCCGGACGCCGCACCGATCACCTTCGCGATGGAGTGCGACGTCTGCAGCGAGAAATCGGCGGACTTCAACGAGATCGACCCAGCCCAGCAATGGGTATTCGGGCACGTCGGGACCAACCCCGCCCACCACAGCTTCACCGAGATCCTGCGCCGCCCCTGGCGCGCCTGGATGAAAGAGAGCGGGCTGACATGA
- a CDS encoding DUF6415 family natural product biosynthesis protein, protein MTGVLRASYDLMRVKEAIRCAKLAEPTGQEQRALLLALRGHIRALLPYAEVRRGELDPQAHAWFELGNIIASARTLADSTPLPGREAAYVLLLAGSAEQLLAHVEDDSRVEMPR, encoded by the coding sequence GTGACGGGCGTGCTGCGCGCGAGCTACGACCTGATGCGGGTGAAGGAAGCGATCCGGTGCGCCAAGCTCGCCGAGCCGACGGGGCAAGAGCAACGAGCGCTACTCCTGGCGCTGCGCGGCCATATCCGGGCGCTTCTGCCGTACGCGGAAGTGCGGCGCGGCGAGCTGGACCCGCAAGCTCACGCGTGGTTCGAACTGGGGAACATCATTGCCAGCGCGCGAACACTCGCCGACTCGACTCCGCTCCCGGGCCGGGAGGCCGCCTACGTGCTCCTCCTGGCCGGCAGCGCCGAGCAGCTTCTCGCTCACGTGGAAGACGACTCGCGTGTGGAGATGCCCCGGTGA
- a CDS encoding NUDIX domain-containing protein translates to MARTEYYDDPKAPKPNSLVVAASAVVTDAQGRILLQRRRDNDLWALPGGGMDLTDSLPGAAVREVKEETGLDVEITGLVGTYTDPKHIIAYTDGEVRRQFNICFTARGVGGQLAISGESTELRFVSLDELGTLPIHPTQRLRLNHFLEHSELPYLG, encoded by the coding sequence ATGGCGCGGACCGAGTACTACGACGATCCGAAAGCACCCAAGCCAAACAGCTTGGTCGTCGCCGCCTCGGCCGTCGTCACCGACGCGCAGGGACGCATCCTGCTCCAACGCCGACGTGACAACGACTTGTGGGCGCTCCCGGGCGGGGGTATGGACCTCACGGACTCACTGCCCGGCGCTGCCGTTCGCGAGGTGAAGGAAGAGACCGGCTTGGACGTGGAGATCACGGGCTTGGTCGGCACGTACACCGACCCGAAGCACATCATCGCCTACACGGACGGCGAGGTCAGACGACAGTTCAACATCTGCTTCACCGCACGCGGGGTCGGCGGCCAACTCGCGATCTCCGGCGAATCGACCGAGCTACGGTTCGTTTCGCTGGACGAGCTAGGCACCCTCCCCATACACCCCACTCAGCGACTCAGACTCAATCACTTCCTAGAGCACAGCGAACTGCCCTATCTGGGTTAA